Proteins from a genomic interval of Thermodesulfobacteriota bacterium:
- the cobA gene encoding uroporphyrinogen-III C-methyltransferase — protein sequence MAGTGFVYLVGAGPGDPGLVTLRAREVLERADAVIVDQLVHPEVLGWAPPSAEVVPMGKVGHAHQHPQGEITRAVIERARQGKVVVRLKGGDPAVFGRLGEEAEAIADAGIPLEIVPGVTAASGASAYAGIPLTHRDCAPSVTFVTGHRRTDGGRGPDIDWSALARASGTLVVYMG from the coding sequence ATGGCCGGCACGGGTTTCGTCTACCTGGTGGGCGCGGGCCCCGGGGACCCGGGGCTCGTCACCCTGCGGGCCCGGGAGGTGCTGGAGCGGGCCGATGCGGTCATCGTCGACCAGCTCGTCCACCCGGAGGTGCTGGGCTGGGCGCCCCCGAGCGCCGAGGTCGTCCCCATGGGCAAGGTGGGGCACGCCCACCAGCACCCCCAGGGGGAGATCACCCGGGCCGTCATCGAACGGGCCCGGCAAGGCAAGGTGGTGGTGCGCCTCAAGGGGGGCGACCCGGCCGTCTTCGGCCGGCTGGGCGAGGAGGCCGAGGCCATCGCCGATGCGGGCATCCCCCTGGAGATCGTCCCGGGGGTGACGGCGGCTTCAGGCGCCTCGGCCTACGCGGGCATCCCGCTCACCCACCGGGACTGCGCGCCTTCCGTGACCTTCGTCACCGGGCACCGCCGCACCGACGGGGGCCGGGGGCCCGACATCGACTGGAGCGCTCTCGCACGGGCCTCGGGAACCCTGGTGGTGTACATGGGAT